In Candidatus Poribacteria bacterium, a genomic segment contains:
- a CDS encoding translocation/assembly module TamB domain-containing protein — MRKRYKRLILFACLGGAVILGGFLFLRSSYILNRVRLVLESQLQKQLKHSVTIDEISGNVFTGLNIKNIEIADENPENPPLIALDEIRIRYRLWSLARGKFLITQLHFIHPQINTRTGADRTINLAKLIPKRESGTGVNFPLQLLISDMNIEDISIEGGIINFEDESSALRVAIRGIYSRSRVDGPLSNWKYGGHLEVRDGRFELNGVETKIDEFRTEFALQKNRGALHSLRLALGNSLLTVAGEANALGKQPPQIKTQIQITLDLRDVQEILSAPGEIEGVAEVAVEASGPLSEVVGTIGISLPIVQLNALEFENFTLQAEFTPRGVKVTNIDALFASGQLTGAAEVDLQPTKDDSQQEDSQRLAYEGWLQLNSIRTEQLLPIIDFPQTLLDLKADLDGKVQFSGNGTDLHKINLDGNLQLDNAMLNGVPILRSEARYQLSNEQLSISANFDAAQIEINGTPGLTGPHDMDLNITRIDIGKFSRILQVPDLAGEGTLTGKSSAGAGNISLYSLQGLLRVPEATLYEVPIGVLTTDFHYTQNKVLLNSIRLVKGESELMADGVAHMEGDTPIDLKVRAQPLQIADYVRLAGDDYPIEGIVTGELVLDGTLARLNGRGTLQIENAKAWDLALDPLTLPLEIENYLVKIPDFELLTRGQKGVLNAQLAPNQDYVIDFQSESMRLAEIAIARGMTDFLLDADLVVTANGQANAADPLVNVTFDFSNVTYAGNPLEDVYITGSYRNNALNFEGMGFNDTCQIRGVLESVIGSPYQIVVDGRGVDLLPFLRIFNVADYFTGTADGSVEIEGMLEDLSKFKFQMSLPEAALDVNGRQLTNPAPIRVAFVDDLWHIQSLVLADTHDGSPFLSAEGFFPIPGGPESPPSHRDSETTNTFSFNVESDGFPLEGLSYLLGLPPLLSGNASYKFTGAGTYEAPQLALNWNIPDLVLQTPIGQIPIHETVGGLVYKDGSLNVESFDLLLLGNPIEVQGKLQIDLKSLPSSRLSLRASCPNFRLDTRAFQNLPEYLNNHLILFDLDAQITGSLAQPELIASINATQKTLQLVDLPQPIEDLKVALQVSAGQKVSHDLITITLKSADWQFDGGRYHASGVWSLPKTDKGLRLTSFIDVLEQSDSVKFQLDVNGADVNLVTPLNYIMKRELHDIGGRADIALELQGSGYHPDQISATLMCGNLRVEINNRHLHNIDNIWGHFRNGQLILAPAQIGEDNIAWLNARGTMGLDGNLNLHLGIDRVPYGILMPAITLTLFERSFLKFDGFLTSQIRVRGNLTNPIITAEWESDGYVGNANLKDSGRANYKEKLLSIYNTQRIAGVDKQLEMSGTIPIDLAFQPLPLKDRFLDLPIDLKLQGQQISLAPLGLLLHPVIEHTNGVADIDLRIQGTTASPYPQGTFSAQQGTVKFANFDTPISNGTFELQADRGQIRISTLSFQVGQGEYTTEINCALAGIIATDFEISRFTAHKARIADFVGDQSRLLNPTVSGFLPPEVIGTEAIPAEVLDGYITAEASLKIPINQFVIPGKTAWIPQFIKPFNPPNVIKYVTGQLNIQNILIEGLDYKIRNPRPIEIKLANQKLSLEEGFSLEDQELTVGDAKRLRVMGFGSWELGKKLLFHVEMQNLDLGFISGFLPAAYAVRGSLNASLDIRGTDADPKISFAWETPELRINQAEVDQFTGNITYENRKIRVSGRQGSDAQVSIGKNRATLSVLIPFYLSLVEFKAEPLPEDIEGGLDIAIEDSEFLSLIFPQFAFTQGTGVVNATLGGQFDSPMLKGSANLRGVAFELPKSHISLANGTAHLNLTEKGVSIQRITGDLNGGTFEISGMIQSNWFDVRHIDLVAELSEGTTFRKPGLYEVECQRINLQMRGNITTDGNLQLPPLRGSIRVKRGLYEQDWRQLVQDLLDKTAEVQFEVWFDYPIVRDLQLDLDVIAPNNFWVESNLGEVVTYIGEIEIETSINGELVGPIQKPIFSGRVDLLEGELSLSGAHKFEIREGSYVENKNALEFNPSYQITAETIEPIRTVQVPTTDGEVHTRDLRVEMHFNGYLRDKHNPEFRAEVLRKGTGEHYDLTQQQILSILTFGGANPLDSEGYTPADFVQGILGRTLAKATGFSKTHFDVSPDNFEQSRFLLTKELSEHLSLTYSSTFQLHTEPRIEVEYQIDRHIYIKGERNERGKYGIDLKLERRF, encoded by the coding sequence ATGCGCAAACGATACAAACGCTTAATCCTATTTGCCTGTCTTGGAGGGGCTGTAATCCTTGGAGGCTTTCTGTTTTTGCGTTCTTCCTATATACTTAACCGGGTGCGCCTAGTGTTAGAGTCTCAACTGCAGAAACAGTTGAAACACTCGGTCACCATTGACGAGATTTCTGGAAATGTGTTCACCGGCTTGAATATCAAGAACATTGAGATCGCAGACGAGAACCCAGAAAATCCTCCGCTAATTGCTCTAGATGAAATACGGATAAGATATCGATTATGGAGTTTGGCGCGGGGGAAATTCCTCATCACTCAACTGCATTTTATCCATCCCCAGATTAATACACGCACCGGGGCAGACCGAACTATCAATTTAGCCAAGCTAATCCCGAAACGCGAATCCGGCACGGGCGTGAATTTTCCGCTTCAACTGCTAATCTCTGATATGAATATCGAAGATATCAGTATTGAAGGTGGAATTATCAATTTTGAAGATGAGAGCAGCGCCCTCAGAGTTGCGATAAGGGGGATTTACAGTCGTAGTCGTGTTGACGGTCCTTTGAGCAACTGGAAGTATGGCGGGCATCTGGAGGTGCGAGATGGACGTTTTGAACTGAACGGTGTTGAAACGAAGATCGATGAATTTAGAACTGAATTTGCATTACAGAAGAATCGGGGTGCATTGCACTCATTACGCTTGGCGCTAGGAAATTCTCTGCTGACCGTCGCTGGTGAGGCAAATGCTCTTGGCAAACAACCTCCCCAAATCAAGACACAAATCCAAATAACCCTCGACCTCCGTGACGTACAAGAAATTCTGTCTGCTCCGGGGGAAATTGAAGGGGTGGCAGAAGTAGCTGTGGAAGCCAGTGGCCCACTTTCGGAAGTTGTCGGGACTATTGGAATTAGCCTTCCCATTGTCCAGTTAAATGCACTTGAATTTGAGAATTTCACTCTCCAAGCGGAGTTCACACCGCGTGGCGTTAAAGTTACCAATATTGATGCCCTGTTCGCCTCCGGACAGCTGACAGGGGCGGCAGAAGTTGACCTTCAGCCTACCAAAGACGATTCGCAACAAGAGGATTCGCAACGCCTCGCCTACGAAGGTTGGTTACAACTTAACTCGATTCGCACCGAGCAACTGTTACCCATTATAGATTTCCCCCAAACTCTCTTGGACCTAAAGGCAGATTTGGATGGTAAAGTCCAATTTAGCGGTAACGGCACAGATCTCCACAAAATCAACCTTGATGGAAACCTGCAGCTGGATAATGCTATGTTAAACGGCGTGCCAATCCTCCGTTCGGAAGCACGTTATCAACTCAGCAATGAACAGCTGTCTATTTCAGCGAACTTTGACGCTGCCCAGATCGAAATCAATGGAACTCCCGGCTTAACCGGTCCGCACGATATGGACCTGAATATCACGAGAATTGACATCGGTAAATTCTCGCGAATCTTGCAAGTGCCGGACCTTGCTGGCGAAGGCACGCTTACCGGGAAAAGTAGCGCCGGTGCAGGAAACATTTCTCTTTATTCGCTGCAAGGTCTTCTCAGGGTTCCAGAAGCAACGTTGTATGAGGTGCCAATTGGGGTGCTGACAACAGATTTTCATTATACCCAAAATAAGGTGCTCCTGAACTCGATACGCCTTGTCAAAGGGGAAAGCGAATTGATGGCCGATGGGGTTGCTCATATGGAGGGAGATACGCCGATAGATCTCAAGGTGCGTGCTCAGCCACTCCAGATCGCAGACTATGTGAGGCTAGCAGGCGATGATTATCCAATTGAAGGCATTGTGACCGGTGAGTTGGTGCTGGATGGAACTTTAGCACGGCTTAATGGTCGCGGGACCCTTCAGATTGAGAACGCTAAAGCATGGGATCTGGCGCTTGATCCGTTAACCCTGCCGCTAGAGATTGAGAATTATCTCGTGAAAATCCCAGATTTTGAATTGTTAACCCGCGGCCAAAAAGGCGTCCTCAACGCACAGCTTGCCCCAAATCAGGACTATGTAATCGACTTTCAAAGTGAGTCCATGCGACTAGCAGAGATTGCGATTGCACGCGGAATGACCGATTTCCTGTTGGATGCCGATTTGGTTGTAACAGCGAACGGTCAAGCAAACGCGGCGGATCCACTCGTGAATGTAACGTTCGACTTCTCAAATGTTACCTACGCAGGCAATCCACTAGAGGATGTTTACATAACTGGCAGCTACAGAAACAACGCTCTCAATTTTGAAGGTATGGGTTTTAATGATACCTGTCAGATTCGCGGAGTCCTGGAATCAGTTATAGGCAGCCCTTATCAGATTGTTGTTGATGGTCGGGGAGTCGATCTGCTTCCATTCCTACGCATCTTTAATGTGGCGGATTATTTCACAGGTACAGCCGATGGTAGCGTTGAAATTGAAGGAATGTTAGAGGATTTGTCGAAATTTAAGTTCCAGATGTCCCTGCCCGAGGCTGCGCTGGATGTTAATGGTCGTCAGTTGACTAATCCGGCTCCAATTCGCGTTGCCTTTGTGGATGACCTTTGGCATATTCAATCTTTGGTCCTTGCTGATACACATGATGGCAGCCCATTCCTGAGTGCGGAAGGTTTTTTCCCTATTCCGGGCGGGCCAGAATCCCCTCCATCACATCGCGATTCTGAGACTACCAATACATTCAGTTTCAATGTAGAATCCGATGGGTTTCCGCTTGAGGGATTGTCGTACCTGTTGGGACTACCGCCACTCCTTTCAGGAAACGCCAGTTACAAATTCACGGGGGCTGGAACCTATGAAGCGCCACAGTTAGCGCTGAATTGGAACATTCCAGATCTAGTGCTTCAAACCCCTATCGGACAAATACCAATTCATGAAACTGTGGGCGGTCTCGTCTATAAGGACGGGAGCCTTAACGTTGAATCTTTTGATCTGCTCCTACTTGGCAATCCCATTGAAGTGCAAGGGAAACTACAAATCGATCTCAAATCTTTGCCATCTTCACGCCTTAGCCTCCGTGCTTCCTGTCCAAATTTTAGGTTAGATACGCGCGCCTTTCAGAATTTACCGGAGTACCTAAACAATCATTTAATCCTGTTCGATCTGGATGCACAAATTACTGGCAGTCTGGCTCAGCCGGAGTTGATCGCCTCAATTAATGCGACGCAAAAGACACTACAACTCGTGGATCTACCCCAGCCTATTGAAGACTTGAAAGTTGCGCTTCAGGTCTCGGCTGGGCAGAAAGTATCACATGATTTAATCACTATAACTCTGAAATCCGCCGATTGGCAGTTCGATGGTGGACGGTATCACGCATCAGGAGTTTGGAGTTTGCCCAAAACAGATAAGGGGTTACGCCTGACGTCATTTATAGACGTTCTGGAACAAAGCGATTCAGTCAAGTTTCAGCTGGACGTCAATGGGGCGGATGTAAATCTCGTTACTCCTCTGAACTATATCATGAAACGTGAACTCCACGATATAGGAGGTAGAGCTGATATAGCACTTGAGTTACAGGGCAGCGGTTATCACCCCGACCAAATATCAGCAACCCTCATGTGCGGTAATCTGCGTGTCGAGATCAACAACCGTCACTTACACAATATCGATAATATTTGGGGTCATTTCAGAAACGGACAACTGATACTTGCGCCCGCCCAGATAGGTGAGGACAATATCGCTTGGCTTAACGCGAGAGGCACTATGGGCCTCGATGGAAATCTGAACCTCCACTTAGGAATCGATCGAGTGCCTTATGGTATACTTATGCCGGCGATAACGCTAACTCTGTTCGAGCGATCTTTTCTCAAGTTTGATGGTTTCCTTACAAGCCAAATCCGTGTCCGTGGTAATCTTACGAATCCAATTATAACCGCAGAATGGGAGTCGGATGGTTACGTTGGAAATGCCAACCTTAAAGACAGTGGAAGAGCTAATTATAAAGAAAAATTGCTTTCCATCTACAATACGCAGCGCATCGCTGGGGTAGACAAGCAGTTGGAAATGTCTGGCACAATTCCAATTGATCTTGCCTTTCAGCCGCTACCCCTTAAGGACCGATTCCTAGATCTGCCCATTGACTTGAAACTCCAAGGACAACAGATTTCATTGGCGCCCCTAGGCTTACTGCTCCATCCGGTGATTGAACACACCAATGGGGTTGCTGACATAGATCTCAGAATACAAGGTACAACCGCGTCGCCTTATCCGCAGGGTACATTTTCGGCTCAACAGGGCACGGTGAAGTTCGCAAACTTTGATACACCTATTTCAAACGGGACGTTTGAGTTACAGGCGGATAGAGGGCAAATCCGTATCAGCACGCTCAGTTTTCAGGTCGGTCAAGGAGAATATACAACGGAAATCAATTGCGCGTTGGCGGGTATCATCGCAACTGATTTTGAGATTAGCCGGTTCACAGCACATAAAGCGAGAATTGCCGACTTTGTTGGAGATCAGTCACGGTTACTTAATCCTACCGTGTCCGGGTTCTTACCTCCGGAAGTAATTGGGACAGAGGCGATACCGGCTGAAGTGTTGGACGGATATATTACGGCGGAAGCTAGTTTAAAAATCCCGATAAACCAGTTCGTCATCCCCGGCAAAACCGCGTGGATCCCGCAATTCATCAAGCCATTCAATCCACCAAATGTGATTAAATATGTAACGGGCCAGCTAAATATCCAGAATATTCTGATCGAAGGCTTAGACTATAAGATCCGGAACCCTAGACCAATTGAAATCAAGCTGGCAAACCAGAAACTCAGCTTGGAAGAAGGATTTAGTCTGGAAGACCAAGAGTTAACGGTAGGCGATGCAAAACGCCTTCGAGTGATGGGATTTGGAAGTTGGGAGCTTGGAAAAAAATTACTCTTTCATGTTGAAATGCAGAATCTGGATCTCGGATTCATTTCGGGGTTCCTCCCTGCAGCTTACGCTGTACGGGGCTCCCTCAACGCTTCGCTTGATATACGTGGAACGGATGCGGACCCGAAAATCTCCTTCGCTTGGGAAACTCCGGAACTACGGATAAACCAGGCAGAGGTTGATCAATTTACCGGTAATATCACATACGAAAATCGAAAGATTCGAGTTAGTGGTAGGCAAGGCAGTGATGCCCAGGTGTCTATTGGGAAAAATCGCGCTACGCTGTCCGTGTTAATTCCATTTTATCTATCTCTAGTAGAATTCAAAGCAGAACCGTTGCCAGAAGATATTGAGGGCGGATTAGATATAGCCATCGAAGATTCAGAATTCCTATCCCTTATTTTTCCCCAGTTTGCTTTTACCCAAGGCACGGGTGTCGTTAATGCTACGCTTGGCGGTCAATTTGATTCACCGATGCTTAAAGGATCCGCAAATTTGAGAGGGGTTGCGTTTGAACTGCCGAAATCACATATCAGTTTGGCAAATGGAACAGCGCATCTCAATTTGACTGAGAAAGGTGTGAGCATCCAACGTATAACAGGTGATCTGAATGGTGGCACCTTTGAGATTAGCGGTATGATACAGTCTAACTGGTTCGATGTACGCCATATAGATCTCGTCGCTGAATTGAGTGAGGGAACCACGTTTAGGAAACCGGGACTTTACGAAGTTGAGTGTCAGCGGATCAATTTACAAATGAGAGGAAATATCACGACAGATGGAAATCTTCAACTTCCACCGTTAAGGGGTTCGATTCGTGTCAAGAGGGGGCTATACGAGCAAGACTGGAGGCAGTTGGTTCAGGATCTGCTTGATAAGACGGCCGAGGTGCAGTTTGAAGTCTGGTTTGATTATCCCATCGTGCGCGATCTTCAGCTAGATCTTGATGTCATCGCTCCGAACAACTTTTGGGTAGAATCAAATCTGGGAGAGGTTGTCACATATATCGGAGAAATTGAAATCGAAACATCTATCAACGGTGAACTCGTCGGCCCCATTCAGAAACCGATTTTTAGCGGGAGGGTGGATCTGTTAGAAGGTGAATTATCTCTCTCCGGTGCTCACAAATTCGAGATTAGAGAGGGGTCGTATGTAGAAAACAAAAATGCGCTAGAATTTAACCCGTCGTATCAAATTACCGCCGAGACGATCGAACCAATTCGGACCGTCCAGGTTCCAACTACAGACGGGGAAGTCCATACGAGGGACCTCAGAGTTGAAATGCATTTTAATGGTTATCTTAGGGATAAACATAATCCGGAGTTTCGAGCGGAGGTTCTCAGAAAAGGCACCGGCGAACATTACGACCTGACTCAACAGCAAATCCTGTCTATTTTAACTTTCGGTGGCGCGAATCCGCTCGACTCTGAAGGCTATACGCCAGCCGATTTCGTTCAAGGGATTTTAGGTAGAACACTTGCAAAAGCAACCGGCTTTAGCAAAACTCATTTCGACGTGAGTCCGGACAATTTTGAACAGTCGCGATTTCTTTTGACGAAGGAACTCTCGGAACACCTTTCGTTGACCTACTCATCTACCTTTCAACTTCACACAGAACCTCGCATTGAGGTTGAATATCAGATTGATCGACACATTTATATCAAAGGAGAACGGAATGAGCGTGGAAAATACGGCATAGACCTCAAGCTAGAACGGCGATTTTAG
- a CDS encoding HEAT repeat domain-containing protein: protein MKKHVTTIPAIPQADSAILNRAKDFSGTMQKFVTTLRTALWAGLILLILLIGCEPKQKIDHLKVGRQQLLNSGLAVDAIKHLKKAEIDELDKAPAHALLVLAYTHGLSTEAAQVQGLEAEFKSERTQRLAALGNEEIEYLLQILVRRSRLQKDAMQVVVDKGVDALPVLIAALGQADFLNLHGDIVEMMYQIGSGGISLMVDAIQNADITTEVKVALVRLIGRIGEPQGLDDLETTRNDTDDAGLQMEISVTLYRLGKHEYATAIIKGLTDDDVNVRRASARAMTHLSNYPVGQLLKVLKDTDDQVVTYAAQAFQRQPDAQAVAALTSVLTGTADNAAKQASSEALRIHAQKKLTKGLTPQLIKALISGEIGNAEDRLRIVQLLRKEPLMNQIKVTALVNPQLVYELDQYLKQTETHEIVKGELRRLLAQVE, encoded by the coding sequence ATGAAGAAACATGTAACAACCATACCTGCTATTCCTCAAGCAGATTCTGCCATCTTGAACCGTGCAAAGGATTTCTCGGGAACCATGCAGAAATTCGTCACTACACTAAGAACGGCGCTTTGGGCAGGACTAATACTATTAATCTTGCTAATTGGATGCGAACCAAAACAGAAAATTGACCATTTGAAAGTTGGACGGCAACAACTGCTAAATTCAGGGCTAGCAGTTGATGCGATTAAGCATCTGAAGAAAGCGGAAATAGATGAGCTAGACAAGGCTCCGGCTCACGCTTTGTTAGTTCTCGCATACACGCACGGTCTCTCAACAGAAGCCGCACAGGTACAAGGACTGGAAGCTGAGTTCAAGAGCGAACGGACACAGCGGTTAGCTGCGCTAGGAAATGAGGAAATCGAGTACCTCCTCCAAATTTTGGTTAGGCGTTCTCGCCTCCAGAAAGATGCGATGCAAGTCGTGGTAGACAAAGGTGTAGACGCGCTTCCTGTCCTGATCGCTGCCCTAGGTCAGGCTGATTTTCTAAACCTACATGGCGACATCGTAGAGATGATGTATCAAATTGGAAGTGGTGGTATTAGCTTAATGGTTGACGCTATTCAGAACGCTGACATAACCACAGAGGTCAAAGTTGCGCTCGTACGCCTTATCGGACGGATCGGCGAACCGCAGGGACTTGACGATCTGGAGACAACTCGCAACGATACCGATGATGCCGGACTGCAGATGGAAATAAGTGTCACGCTCTATAGGCTCGGAAAGCATGAATATGCAACGGCAATCATTAAGGGATTGACTGACGATGATGTGAATGTACGTCGTGCCTCTGCACGGGCGATGACACACCTTAGCAATTACCCGGTTGGGCAACTCCTTAAAGTGCTTAAAGACACCGATGATCAGGTCGTTACCTATGCAGCGCAAGCATTTCAAAGGCAGCCGGATGCACAAGCGGTCGCAGCCCTCACCAGCGTCCTCACAGGCACAGCAGATAACGCTGCAAAACAGGCATCTTCGGAAGCACTGCGAATCCATGCCCAGAAGAAGTTGACAAAGGGGTTGACCCCCCAGCTCATTAAAGCACTGATTTCGGGTGAAATTGGGAACGCAGAAGATCGACTACGCATTGTTCAACTGCTTCGAAAAGAACCGCTGATGAACCAAATTAAGGTGACCGCATTGGTCAATCCACAATTGGTATACGAACTTGATCAATACCTAAAACAAACTGAGACACATGAGATAGTTAAAGGAGAGTTGAGACGGCTCCTTGCCCAAGTTGAGTGA
- the bamA gene encoding outer membrane protein assembly factor BamA — protein sequence MDTRTDQRIHKPPNQLPSNPSFMSCLFPVAFHVMLIFSAVALNSAWSRSGSLPVVEIQYRLDGAILNSGSLYADVTRKTRVQIGNTASPYQIRKSIEGIYTTGLFSQVTAIEMPIQDGVRLTFDLTSKVRIGKIAFKGNSLSDDLLLGVVVSHPKKEYSMEIAEDDRRRILDLYKDYGYFQTEIRLSASPNPDSSHQMDLSYNIYEGNQALIQAIRFEGVKSIDIEKLEKNTKSKKGEIYRKQSVDADTNRLRELYRKNEYLTVKVIPDPVYNDSTGTIILNYKIIEGKKIRIEFIGDGIDESELEETLGLFKRDSFSETILKSTEQQILQIYQGKGYYEPIVSHKVERISGQEEVIYFEIQLGQAPRIRNINFDGNTEFSDTVLLDLMETQPRSRFVVPGFGWLFSKGIYNPATLEIDKHALELFYKNRGYPDVRVASDAPEIDKDNKLILHIKINEGEQKIVDQVAIEGATIFETTELYTKLDAQAGKHYSDDITSDDERYLESLYSQEGYIYAHISHHYNPESRTLTYQISEGVQAKFGKFKFDGDGKIKLHVLQREFENLSLVEGAVFNEERLFAESRRCLSTTGLFTEVEIKVPDRYEENTEIIDVDVNVEVRKPGAISVSGGYISSEGIRGTLGLAHNNLFKRNMKISGKVSRGTRGNLYEITLIEPWFKLAPLDKLIGPTIGTFRLFNDNLEEYEDIRARGGTANLAKRLGQYSNLAVQYKSQDLRDREDPPKIQTTVSSLGIEFHRDSRDHFLNPKNGWFNEAAIEYAGGFLKGQTSFFKFTTDHRYYWQFWGDAVLASAIRLGYEKGLRGNRDRQIISFERFYAGGSNTVRGYPERSLGPEDEFGNHRGDVLFILNTELRFPIYRFIGGALFLDTGNVWDKFSDIQGDLPRIAIGSGVRLDTPLGPARVDIGLPVMEEFKPILYLQLGQAF from the coding sequence ATGGATACACGAACAGATCAGCGAATTCATAAACCACCGAATCAACTTCCCTCTAATCCATCTTTCATGTCCTGCCTTTTTCCGGTAGCGTTTCATGTGATGCTTATCTTCTCCGCTGTTGCCCTCAACTCCGCTTGGAGCCGATCTGGGAGTCTCCCCGTTGTTGAAATCCAGTACAGGCTAGATGGTGCAATCCTCAATTCAGGTTCGCTGTATGCGGATGTGACGCGTAAGACGCGGGTCCAAATTGGAAATACCGCGTCGCCTTATCAAATCCGCAAAAGCATTGAAGGGATATATACAACTGGTCTCTTTTCTCAGGTTACAGCAATCGAGATGCCTATACAAGATGGGGTCCGATTGACGTTCGATCTCACTAGCAAGGTACGAATTGGAAAAATTGCGTTTAAGGGGAACAGTCTAAGCGATGATCTGCTCCTAGGCGTAGTGGTCTCTCACCCAAAAAAGGAATATTCCATGGAGATCGCAGAAGATGATCGGCGTAGAATTCTTGATTTATACAAAGATTACGGATATTTTCAGACAGAAATTCGTCTGAGCGCCTCTCCTAATCCCGACTCCTCACATCAGATGGATTTGTCATATAATATCTACGAGGGTAACCAAGCGCTTATTCAGGCCATCCGGTTTGAGGGTGTCAAATCAATTGATATTGAGAAGTTAGAAAAAAACACTAAAAGCAAAAAAGGTGAAATCTACCGCAAGCAATCCGTTGATGCCGATACCAATCGCCTTCGAGAGTTATATCGGAAAAATGAGTATTTGACTGTAAAAGTCATACCCGACCCAGTCTACAATGACTCAACTGGTACAATTATCCTTAATTACAAAATTATCGAGGGGAAAAAGATCAGAATCGAATTTATTGGCGACGGTATTGACGAATCGGAGCTTGAGGAAACTCTGGGTCTGTTCAAACGGGATAGTTTTTCGGAGACGATTCTTAAAAGTACAGAACAACAAATTCTTCAAATCTATCAAGGGAAAGGGTATTACGAACCGATAGTGAGCCACAAGGTTGAAAGAATATCGGGACAAGAAGAAGTTATCTATTTCGAGATTCAATTGGGACAAGCCCCGCGAATTCGGAATATAAATTTCGATGGGAATACGGAATTTTCAGATACAGTCTTGCTAGATCTGATGGAAACCCAGCCTCGCAGTCGATTTGTAGTCCCCGGATTTGGATGGCTATTCTCCAAAGGTATTTATAACCCAGCAACACTTGAAATAGACAAGCATGCACTGGAACTCTTTTACAAGAACCGTGGTTATCCAGATGTTCGGGTCGCGAGTGATGCCCCGGAGATCGATAAAGATAATAAGCTCATTTTGCATATAAAAATTAACGAAGGGGAACAGAAAATCGTAGACCAGGTTGCAATCGAAGGCGCGACAATCTTTGAAACGACTGAATTATACACAAAACTAGACGCGCAAGCTGGGAAACATTACAGCGATGATATAACGAGCGATGATGAGCGCTATCTCGAATCCCTCTACAGTCAGGAGGGATATATCTATGCACATATCAGCCATCACTATAATCCAGAAAGCCGCACGCTCACCTATCAGATTTCTGAGGGGGTTCAAGCCAAGTTTGGCAAATTCAAATTCGATGGGGATGGGAAAATCAAACTGCATGTTTTGCAGCGCGAATTTGAAAATCTCAGTTTGGTTGAAGGAGCAGTGTTTAACGAGGAGCGTTTATTTGCAGAATCTCGACGATGTTTATCGACTACCGGTCTCTTTACCGAGGTCGAAATTAAGGTGCCCGACCGATATGAGGAAAATACGGAAATTATTGATGTTGACGTAAACGTTGAGGTACGAAAACCAGGAGCAATCAGCGTCAGCGGGGGATATATCTCCTCTGAGGGTATTCGTGGAACATTAGGACTTGCCCACAACAACCTGTTCAAACGTAACATGAAAATTAGTGGGAAAGTTAGTCGGGGGACAAGAGGTAATCTGTATGAGATAACGTTGATTGAACCGTGGTTCAAACTGGCACCCCTCGATAAACTGATTGGACCCACAATAGGGACATTCCGTCTGTTCAACGATAATCTGGAGGAATACGAAGATATACGGGCGCGAGGTGGAACGGCAAACCTTGCCAAACGGCTTGGACAATACAGCAATCTTGCAGTACAGTACAAATCTCAAGATCTACGCGATCGTGAAGACCCGCCTAAAATTCAGACTACGGTGAGTAGTCTCGGTATCGAATTCCATCGAGACAGCCGAGATCATTTCCTGAACCCCAAGAACGGCTGGTTTAATGAAGCTGCGATTGAGTATGCCGGTGGATTTCTCAAAGGGCAAACCAGTTTCTTCAAATTTACAACCGATCATCGCTACTATTGGCAGTTTTGGGGAGATGCTGTCCTTGCCAGCGCAATTCGCCTTGGGTATGAAAAAGGGTTGAGAGGAAACCGTGACCGGCAAATTATCTCCTTTGAGCGTTTCTATGCCGGCGGATCAAATACGGTTAGGGGATACCCGGAGCGGAGCCTTGGACCGGAAGATGAATTCGGCAATCATCGTGGGGATGTGTTATTCATTCTGAACACGGAACTCCGTTTTCCAATCTATAGGTTCATCGGTGGTGCGCTATTTTTGGATACAGGTAATGTATGGGATAAATTTTCGGATATCCAGGGAGACCTTCCACGTATAGCAATAGGGTCAGGTGTACGGTTAGATACTCCACTTGGACCTGCCCGCGTCGATATTGGGCTACCGGTAATGGAAGAATTTAAGCCCATCCTTTACCTGCAACTTGGCCAAGCATTTTGA